ACGTTTCAATTTTGACTCCTTCCCCATTGTCCTTAAAGGTTTCTTGAATTTTTCCGGAGGCCGGTAAATCTCGATTGACTTCAACCGGTTCATTCGTCCCTTCTTTATTGTTCATAAGGAAAGCTAACGGGTTTCCAAAATTAGATTCATACCAGCGGTTAACCGCCGCAAATTGAAATTCTTCAGTAAATGTCGTGCTGAAATACGGCTTCAACCTATCAAATGGTGTATCATCCGACTTGTATGTAATCGCTGCAATAAGGACAAGACAAGCCGAAATCAGACATTTAAATAGAAAAAAATTAGAAAAAAGCGGATGTCTGCTATTCTTCTCACTCAAATCTTCTTGATAGGCGGCAGAACTATCTTGCTTGTCTCCTTCCACTGCCGGCCATTTAGGTGTATCCAGCTTTGTTTTCGTTACGTGATCGTTTTGAGCCTTTCTTTTTTTCAATTCTTTGGCAAATCTTTTGCGAATATCATCCCCTCGATGCTTCATCCTTACCGACCATCCTTTTTCACTTTGTTTGTACAATCTTATTCCTTGTCCAATTTAAATATGCTCACTTTCCATGTTCTAAGGCCAGGCTGAATATAACAAAAAAATCCCTCTGCTTTATAAAGCAGAAGGACTTAAATAAATCTATTAAGCTCTGACACCAAAAAATGATTTCAGTCTTGCGAATACTCCTTTATTCTCTTCTTCAAATGGCTGAAGGGGAACCGATTCGCCGAGTACACGGCGGGCTATATTACGATATGCAATAGATGCGCGGTTTTTCGGATCCATTGCAATCGGCTCGCCATTATGTGATGCCTTAATAACATCATCGTCATCTGCAACAATTCCGATCAAATCAATCGATAAATGCTGGACAACTTCATCAACATCCATTGTATCCCCATTCTTCATCAGCTGGCTGCGAATACGGTTTACGATCAAGCGTGGAGCTTCGATATCCTCCTGTTCCAACAAACCGATGATCCGGTCCGCGTCACGAACTGCTGATTTTTCCGGAGTCGTAACCACAATTGCTTTATCTGCCCCGGAAATCGCATTTTTGTATCCTTGCTCGATTCCTGCTGGACAGTCAATAATTATGTAGTCAAAATCCTGCTTCAATTGCTGGATCAATTCTTTTACCTGCTCAGGAGTTACCGCAGATTTATCACTCGTTTGAGCAGCAGGCAGCAGATACAGCAAACCGTCGAAACGCTTATCTTTTACCAGCGCTTGATGGATTTTGCACCTTCCGGAAGTCACGTCGACAAGATCATAAATGATTCGATTTTCAAGCCCCATAACGACATCTAAATTACGCAGGCCGATATCCGTATCGACAAGGCACACTTTTTTTTCCAGTATGGCTAAAGACGTACCCAAGTTTGCAGAGGTGGTGGTTTTCCCTACTCCGCCTTTCCCAGATGTGATTACAATAGCCTCACCCAATTTTAATTCCTCCTTCAAGCCTCGTTAAATTAGGTCTTAAATGAGCTAATTGTTGAAGGCGTTCAATGACCATCTTTTCATTCTCATCCAAATAAGCGCATTCCATATCATTTTTATCGCCTTCTTGGTAATGATCAGGCGACCGATTTAATATACTGCCGATTCTTAATTGGGTCGGGGTCATGACAGAAGCAGCAATTACTGCCTGCCTGTTGCCATTATAGCCGGCATGGGCAATTCCTTTTAAAGCCCCTAATACGAAAATATTGCCGCCGGCTCTTACCGTTCCACCAGGATTGACATCCCCAATGAGAAGCAAGTCACCTTCCACCTGTAGAATTTGGCCGGAACGGACAATTTTTGCCACTGATATGACTTCAGATTCTTCCAGTATCCGTTCTGCTTCTATTTTACTTATTACATTGCTTTCGATTGAATAAACAGACAGCTCTTCTCTAGCTGCAATGATCTTGCAAATCTGTGCTTTTTGATCTTCATTAATAAAACGGTTCCCAAGCTCCACATGAACATTTATTTTTTGTCCCTTGCTATCCGTATAATATTCGGAAGAGAGCATCTCTTGAAGGCTCTGGAGAAGCTCCTGAAATGAGCAGGAATCGTTCAAATGCAGAGTCAGCCCGTTTTTCGTGCCTTTTATCGTTGCGTATTGTTGTTTCTGAGCCTTCACGATGTTCACCTCAACATCATACTCTTTTCGACATATGATAGAAAAAATCCTTTTTTTACTCGTCTAAAAATCTTCGTTTATAGTTAACAAAATATCGTTTGAAAAGAAAGAGTGTAAGGATAGAAGCACAGCAATTTAATGCGAGTGTCGGCAGCAGCCGCTCGATGACAAAAGCATTGAACGACAGAATCGACGGTGTAATGACAAGCTGCACTCCGTACACATAAAATTCTAAGACCGCTACTGCTATTACAGACAGAACGATCACGACGAATGCATTCGTTTGAAGAACCTTAAACGCCTTTGACAGCAAATAGCAAAGTGCTGCGTAGCCGAACATATAGACTCCTAGAATCTGAGTGTAATTGATGTCATACAAAAGCCCGAAAATAAGACCGTATACAACGGCATGCCGCTGGTTTATATAGGCGGCCATAAATACTAAAGCCAACAGCAAAAACCGCGGCACAGCCATTTGATCTTCTGAAACAAAGGGTAATCGTACGAACTCAACATATAAACTGTCCGAAATCAGCATAAATATCATAAGAAAAGGAAGTAAAATCCGTCTCAAGAACCTTCCTCCTCTGAAGATAGATCATTTGGATCCGCTGTATCAGCCGTCCGGTCAACCACTGTGACGTTGCCTATATCATAAAAATCCGCAGCAGGCTTAACATAAGCGATCTTCGTCAGACCGTAAGAATCCGGCTGGACATCAATCACTTCGCCAATCGGCAAATTCGGAGGCATAACACCGCCTGTCCCGGAGGTTTGGACGATATCACCTTTCTTAATTTCTCTCTTTTCGTCCGGCTCAATTTCAAACATGAGAGCCTTTTTCTCCCGGTCGTATCCTCTGATCAAGCCGTGAACGACTAATTTTGCGCTGTCTTTTTCGACAACTTGGGCAGCAACAAGGTTTCTGCGGTCCGGGTCGCTTAAGAGCTGGACCGTAGATTTAAAGTTATCAACCGAGATAACCCTCCCGATTAACCCTTTAGAAGTAATCACTGCCATATTTTTTTCGACACCCTGGTTTGAGCCTTTATTAATGGATATCCGGTTGTACCACATCTCCGGATTTCGTGCGATAAGCGTGGCTGGAATCGTCGTGAAATCTGCCAGAGTCTCTTTTCGTCCAAGTTCATCTTTTAATTCTTGATTTTGAATTTTCAGCTGTTGAATTTCTGTTTCATATTGTGTCTGCTCATCCAGCTTTGAACGTAATCGTTCATTTTCCTTATACGTATTCCTGAGATCATCTATGTTCTCAAAGAAACCCGCAAAAAATTGAGCGGGCGTATGGAATATATTTTGAAATAAGCCGGTAGTATCACTTATAAATTTTTCTGGCCATGAAGAAGTCCGGTCATCCCTTAACGAATACCCAATCATTGCAACCAATATGATGACACTAAGGAGCAAAAACATTAACCGTTTATTTGAAAAAAACTGTGGCATGAATTACACCTCTTCTATTTGTTACCGGTTATCGTTTGATTTCCCTTTAAATAAATGAATGTGCTCCAAGGCTTTTCCTGTTCCAATTGCCACGCAGTCAAGCGGGTCTTCGGCAATAAGAACTGGCATATTGGTTTCATCTCCAATGACTTTATCGAG
This window of the Bacillus gobiensis genome carries:
- the mreD gene encoding rod shape-determining protein MreD, which produces MRRILLPFLMIFMLISDSLYVEFVRLPFVSEDQMAVPRFLLLALVFMAAYINQRHAVVYGLIFGLLYDINYTQILGVYMFGYAALCYLLSKAFKVLQTNAFVVIVLSVIAVAVLEFYVYGVQLVITPSILSFNAFVIERLLPTLALNCCASILTLFLFKRYFVNYKRRFLDE
- the minC gene encoding septum site-determining protein MinC; amino-acid sequence: MKAQKQQYATIKGTKNGLTLHLNDSCSFQELLQSLQEMLSSEYYTDSKGQKINVHVELGNRFINEDQKAQICKIIAAREELSVYSIESNVISKIEAERILEESEVISVAKIVRSGQILQVEGDLLLIGDVNPGGTVRAGGNIFVLGALKGIAHAGYNGNRQAVIAASVMTPTQLRIGSILNRSPDHYQEGDKNDMECAYLDENEKMVIERLQQLAHLRPNLTRLEGGIKIG
- the minD gene encoding septum site-determining protein MinD — encoded protein: MGEAIVITSGKGGVGKTTTSANLGTSLAILEKKVCLVDTDIGLRNLDVVMGLENRIIYDLVDVTSGRCKIHQALVKDKRFDGLLYLLPAAQTSDKSAVTPEQVKELIQQLKQDFDYIIIDCPAGIEQGYKNAISGADKAIVVTTPEKSAVRDADRIIGLLEQEDIEAPRLIVNRIRSQLMKNGDTMDVDEVVQHLSIDLIGIVADDDDVIKASHNGEPIAMDPKNRASIAYRNIARRVLGESVPLQPFEEENKGVFARLKSFFGVRA
- the mreC gene encoding rod shape-determining protein MreC, yielding MPQFFSNKRLMFLLLSVIILVAMIGYSLRDDRTSSWPEKFISDTTGLFQNIFHTPAQFFAGFFENIDDLRNTYKENERLRSKLDEQTQYETEIQQLKIQNQELKDELGRKETLADFTTIPATLIARNPEMWYNRISINKGSNQGVEKNMAVITSKGLIGRVISVDNFKSTVQLLSDPDRRNLVAAQVVEKDSAKLVVHGLIRGYDREKKALMFEIEPDEKREIKKGDIVQTSGTGGVMPPNLPIGEVIDVQPDSYGLTKIAYVKPAADFYDIGNVTVVDRTADTADPNDLSSEEEGS
- a CDS encoding M23 family metallopeptidase, which codes for MKHRGDDIRKRFAKELKKRKAQNDHVTKTKLDTPKWPAVEGDKQDSSAAYQEDLSEKNSRHPLFSNFFLFKCLISACLVLIAAITYKSDDTPFDRLKPYFSTTFTEEFQFAAVNRWYESNFGNPLAFLMNNKEGTNEPVEVNRDLPASGKIQETFKDNGEGVKIETSSQEIKSIKEGYIIDISKDPKTGLTVVIQHADNSYSSYGELEEINVSLYQFVDKGSEIGKIHMSEENKGVYFFAIKQGENYIDPKQVISFE